In Cytobacillus oceanisediminis, the following proteins share a genomic window:
- the opuFB gene encoding osmoprotectant update ABC transporter permease/substrate-binding subunit OpuFB (The ABC transporter OpuF is widely distributed in Bacillus species other than B. subtilis. OpuFA is the ATP-binding subunit, while OpuFB is a fusion of permease and substrate-binding subunits.): protein MNTFSSVFNERKGQLLSVLIEHIQISLIALFFAVLIAIPLGIYLTKKQKIAEGIIGVTAVLQTVPSLALLGLLIPMFGIGKVPAIIALVVYALLPILRNTYTGIKEVDDSIIEAARAMGMNRRKRLMKVELPLAMPVIMAGIRTAMVLIVGTATLAALIGAGGLGELILLGIDRNNTALIVLGAIPAAILAILFDMLLRRFEDMSFKRSLTALGVFIGAMILVMAIPLLTNKSDENLVIGGKLGSEPEILINMYKLLIENETDLNVELQPGLGKTSFVFNALKSGSIDVYPEFTGTAIAEFLKETAVSTDRGEVYEQARKGMKDQFNMELLEPMAYNNTYALAVPEQLAEEYSLQSISDLKAVEQNIKAGFTLEFSDREDGYRGIQKLYGVDFPTVLTMEPKLRYGAIEKGEINLVDAYSTDSEIARYNLTVLEDDKNLFPPYQGAPLLRAETAEEHPELVKALNKLSGKISDDEMRQMNYKVNVEGASAEETALEYLEKEGLLK, encoded by the coding sequence ATGAAAGGAAAGGGCAATTATTAAGTGTGCTTATTGAGCATATACAGATTTCGCTTATTGCTTTGTTTTTTGCAGTTCTGATTGCGATTCCGCTAGGGATTTATTTGACAAAAAAACAAAAAATCGCAGAAGGGATCATTGGAGTGACGGCCGTATTGCAGACTGTTCCATCATTAGCCTTGCTTGGCCTTTTGATTCCCATGTTCGGCATTGGGAAAGTTCCGGCGATTATCGCATTAGTCGTATATGCACTTCTTCCCATTCTAAGAAATACATATACAGGCATTAAGGAAGTGGATGATTCCATTATCGAAGCGGCTCGGGCAATGGGAATGAACAGGCGGAAAAGGCTCATGAAGGTCGAGCTTCCTCTCGCCATGCCGGTTATTATGGCCGGTATCCGGACGGCTATGGTGTTAATCGTTGGCACGGCTACTCTTGCTGCATTAATTGGAGCAGGAGGCTTGGGAGAACTGATTCTCCTTGGAATCGACCGGAACAACACGGCCCTGATCGTTCTTGGGGCCATACCTGCTGCCATATTGGCAATCCTTTTTGATATGCTGCTGCGCCGCTTCGAGGATATGTCATTTAAAAGATCACTCACTGCGCTGGGGGTATTCATCGGTGCGATGATATTGGTTATGGCGATTCCTTTACTGACAAATAAATCGGATGAAAATCTTGTCATTGGCGGAAAGCTTGGTTCAGAACCGGAGATCCTTATCAATATGTACAAATTACTGATTGAAAATGAAACGGATCTTAACGTGGAATTACAGCCTGGATTAGGAAAAACGTCTTTTGTCTTCAATGCACTTAAGTCAGGAAGCATCGATGTGTATCCTGAGTTTACCGGTACAGCCATTGCGGAATTTTTAAAAGAGACAGCGGTAAGCACCGACCGTGGAGAGGTTTATGAGCAGGCGAGAAAAGGGATGAAGGATCAATTCAACATGGAGCTGTTAGAACCGATGGCTTACAATAATACGTATGCTTTGGCAGTGCCAGAACAATTGGCTGAGGAATATAGCCTGCAATCTATTTCAGATCTAAAAGCAGTCGAGCAAAACATAAAAGCAGGCTTCACTCTTGAATTCTCGGATCGGGAAGATGGCTATCGGGGCATTCAAAAGCTTTATGGCGTGGATTTTCCAACTGTTTTAACCATGGAGCCTAAGCTGCGCTATGGAGCCATCGAAAAAGGCGAAATCAACCTAGTGGACGCTTATTCTACAGATAGTGAAATCGCAAGGTATAACCTTACTGTCCTGGAGGATGACAAAAATCTGTTTCCTCCTTATCAGGGTGCCCCATTGCTAAGAGCTGAAACAGCCGAAGAACATCCCGAATTGGTCAAAGCCTTAAACAAACTGAGCGGTAAAATCAGTGACGATGAAATGCGTCAAATGAATTATAAAGTCAATGTTGAAGGGGCAAGTGCTGAAGAAACAGCCCTGGAGTATTTGGAGAAGGAGGGGCTTCTGAAGTAG